In Streptomyces sp. NBC_01551, one DNA window encodes the following:
- a CDS encoding uracil-xanthine permease family protein, producing MGLGVGWTLHGDGRTPAPGAVVRPDERLSWPRTAGLGAQHVVAMFGASFVAPVLMGLDPNLAIMMSGVATAIFLLATRGRVPSYLGCSLAFVGVAAAIRAGGGDSAVVTGAVFVVGGVLFLAGLAVRRFGARVIHATMPPVVTGAVVMLIGFNLAPVTASTYWPQDQWTALLTMLFTGLAVVCLRGFWSRIAIFLGLLFGYALSWLLDLVFGKIHSPAGGAEAVDHWRLDLSGVSKADWIGLPSFHAPAFEWSAILIALPVVIALIAENAGHIKAVGEMTGDPLDDELGTAIAADGAASMLSTAVGGPPNTTYSENIGVMAATRVYSTAAYWAAACFALLFGLCPKFGAVVAAIPGGVLGGITVILYGMIGLLGAQIWINGRVDLRNPLNLVPAAAGIIIGIGGVNLRITDSFELGGIALGTIVVITGYHTLRYFAPAHLKGQEPLLDAGTSSYDDQEPRDTPS from the coding sequence ATGGGCCTCGGCGTGGGCTGGACCCTGCACGGAGACGGGCGGACCCCCGCCCCCGGAGCGGTGGTACGGCCGGACGAGCGGCTGTCGTGGCCGCGTACCGCCGGGCTCGGCGCCCAGCACGTCGTGGCGATGTTCGGGGCGAGTTTCGTCGCCCCGGTCCTCATGGGCCTGGACCCGAACCTGGCCATCATGATGTCCGGTGTCGCGACGGCGATCTTCCTGCTGGCGACGCGCGGCCGGGTCCCCTCCTACCTGGGCTGCTCGCTCGCCTTCGTGGGCGTCGCCGCCGCGATCCGGGCGGGCGGCGGGGACAGCGCGGTGGTCACCGGCGCGGTCTTCGTGGTCGGCGGGGTGCTGTTCCTGGCCGGGCTCGCCGTGCGGCGGTTCGGGGCGCGGGTCATCCACGCCACCATGCCGCCGGTGGTGACGGGCGCGGTGGTGATGCTGATCGGCTTCAACCTGGCGCCGGTGACGGCCTCGACGTACTGGCCGCAGGACCAGTGGACGGCGCTGCTGACGATGCTGTTCACGGGGCTGGCCGTGGTGTGCCTGCGGGGCTTCTGGTCACGCATCGCGATCTTCCTCGGGCTGCTCTTCGGGTACGCGCTCTCCTGGCTCCTCGACCTCGTCTTCGGCAAGATCCACTCGCCGGCGGGCGGGGCGGAGGCCGTCGACCACTGGCGGCTGGACCTGTCCGGGGTCTCCAAGGCCGACTGGATCGGGCTGCCGTCCTTCCACGCCCCGGCGTTCGAGTGGTCGGCGATCCTGATCGCGCTGCCGGTCGTGATCGCCCTGATCGCGGAGAACGCCGGGCACATCAAGGCCGTCGGCGAGATGACGGGCGACCCGCTGGACGACGAGCTCGGCACCGCGATCGCCGCCGACGGCGCGGCGTCGATGCTGTCCACGGCGGTGGGCGGCCCGCCGAACACCACGTACTCCGAGAACATCGGCGTCATGGCCGCCACCCGGGTCTACTCCACGGCGGCCTACTGGGCGGCGGCCTGCTTCGCGTTGCTGTTCGGCCTGTGCCCGAAGTTCGGGGCGGTCGTCGCCGCGATCCCCGGCGGGGTGCTGGGCGGGATCACCGTCATCCTGTACGGCATGATCGGGCTGCTCGGCGCCCAGATCTGGATCAACGGCCGGGTAGACCTGCGCAATCCGCTGAACCTGGTGCCGGCCGCGGCGGGCATCATCATCGGCATCGGCGGCGTGAACCTCCGGATCACCGACAGCTTCGAGCTGGGCGGCATCGCGCTCGGCACGATCGTGGTGATCACCGGCTACCACACGCTGCGGTACTTCGCCCCGGCGCACCTGAAGGGGCAGGAGCCGCTGCTCGACGCCGGCACCTCCTCCTACGACGACCAGGAACCCCGGGACACGCCGAGTTGA
- a CDS encoding ROK family transcriptional regulator: protein MSAVTPAKALTPAPSPASPSTARAINDRLALALLQEEGPLTATQLKARTGLSRPSVADLVERLTEAGLIEVVGESGAQRRGPNARLYGIVAGRAYLAALDVRMDSATAVIADLLGRPLARAVLPVDAVEEAVDRLEELTREAGADRLHTVVVGAPGMVAPASGELGDTIGLPAWHRDLVAALQRRLPAEVVVENETNLAALAEQRVGAARELDSFVLLWLGAGVGAAVVLDGRLRRGASGGAGEIGFLPVPGTGGLPSATDCGGGFHALVSRGAVAELAAEHGYAGPVEEAVAGAAGEAFLDALAQRLALGAAAVAAVLDPGCVVLAGELGRAGGSALADHVARRLATLTPVATRVLATTLGDPAVLTGARLAARESAQATLFAP from the coding sequence ATGAGCGCCGTGACTCCTGCCAAGGCCCTGACCCCCGCTCCGTCGCCCGCCTCCCCGAGCACGGCCCGGGCCATCAACGACCGGCTCGCGCTGGCCCTCCTCCAGGAGGAGGGCCCCCTGACGGCCACCCAGCTCAAGGCGAGGACCGGGCTCTCCCGGCCCTCCGTCGCCGACCTCGTCGAGCGGCTCACCGAGGCCGGGCTGATCGAGGTCGTCGGCGAGTCCGGCGCCCAGCGGCGCGGCCCCAACGCCCGGCTGTACGGGATCGTCGCCGGCCGCGCGTACCTGGCGGCCCTGGACGTACGGATGGACAGCGCGACGGCGGTGATCGCGGACCTGCTCGGGCGCCCGCTGGCCCGGGCGGTGCTGCCCGTGGACGCGGTGGAGGAGGCGGTGGACCGGCTGGAGGAGCTCACCCGGGAGGCCGGCGCGGACCGGCTGCACACCGTGGTGGTCGGCGCCCCGGGAATGGTCGCCCCCGCGAGCGGCGAACTGGGGGACACCATCGGGCTGCCGGCCTGGCACCGGGACCTGGTCGCGGCCCTCCAGCGGCGGCTGCCGGCCGAGGTGGTGGTGGAGAACGAGACCAACCTGGCGGCGCTGGCCGAGCAGCGGGTCGGGGCGGCCCGGGAGCTGGACTCGTTCGTGCTGCTCTGGCTGGGCGCGGGGGTCGGGGCGGCGGTGGTCCTGGACGGACGGCTGCGGCGGGGCGCGTCGGGCGGGGCGGGCGAGATCGGCTTCCTCCCCGTACCGGGCACCGGCGGGCTGCCGTCCGCCACGGACTGCGGGGGCGGGTTCCACGCGCTGGTCAGCCGGGGGGCGGTGGCCGAGCTGGCGGCGGAGCACGGCTACGCCGGGCCGGTGGAAGAGGCGGTGGCGGGCGCCGCGGGGGAGGCGTTCCTCGACGCGCTGGCGCAGCGCCTCGCGCTGGGGGCGGCGGCCGTGGCGGCGGTGCTGGACCCGGGATGCGTGGTCCTGGCGGGCGAACTCGGCCGCGCCGGCGGCTCCGCGCTGGCCGACCACGTTGCCCGTCGGCTGGCCACGCTGACCCCGGTGGCGACACGGGTCCTGGCCACCACCCTCGGCGACCCGGCGGTCCTGACCGGAGCCCGCCTCGCGGCCCGCGAATCCGCCCAGGCCACCCTCTTCGCCCCCTGA
- a CDS encoding serine hydrolase: MNVRRTRTALLCAAGLVAAFLPAGTGTGTGAHAAAVASAPARECVSSPNQDAGQAARVRDIVRQAQRDLGLNAVVFRVTSGQREVVTGAVGESMTGVPADPAMHFRTGSVGIVYMATVLLQLVDEGEVGLDDPIARWLPDVPHADEITLRMLGNSTSGIHDYVTDPVFLKEIEAKPFRQWTPADTLAITSSHPLWYEPGTNWSYSHENFQLLGAALEKITGKPLDQVLQERVTTPLGLDQTANSATPEIPVPALHAFTSERGTYEESSYWNPSWTTAPGAVLTGDVCDLATSARAIGTGELLSKAAFRTQLNPGTVGLGTPTKECPAPYCRKNTEALHFGFGILVLHDWTATNPSFSGYAAVSAYLPAQDLSLAVSVTKGPTSPEGNSASTIAERIAKALAPDHPLVLE; the protein is encoded by the coding sequence ATGAATGTGAGGCGTACTCGTACCGCGCTCCTGTGCGCAGCGGGCCTGGTCGCCGCGTTCCTGCCCGCCGGGACCGGGACCGGGACCGGGGCGCATGCGGCCGCCGTCGCATCGGCCCCGGCGCGCGAGTGCGTCAGCAGCCCGAACCAGGACGCGGGCCAAGCCGCCCGGGTCCGCGACATCGTCCGCCAGGCGCAGCGGGACCTCGGCCTCAACGCGGTCGTCTTCCGCGTGACGTCCGGTCAGCGGGAGGTCGTCACCGGAGCCGTCGGCGAGTCCATGACCGGGGTCCCCGCCGATCCGGCCATGCACTTCCGTACCGGATCGGTCGGCATCGTCTACATGGCCACCGTGCTGCTCCAGCTCGTCGACGAGGGCGAGGTCGGCCTCGACGACCCGATCGCGCGCTGGCTGCCGGACGTACCGCACGCAGACGAGATCACCCTGCGCATGCTCGGCAACTCCACCTCGGGCATCCACGACTACGTCACCGACCCCGTCTTCCTCAAGGAGATCGAGGCCAAGCCCTTCCGCCAGTGGACTCCCGCCGACACCCTGGCCATCACCAGCAGCCACCCGCTCTGGTACGAGCCGGGCACCAACTGGAGCTACTCCCACGAGAACTTCCAGCTCCTCGGCGCCGCCCTGGAGAAGATCACCGGAAAGCCCCTCGACCAGGTGCTCCAAGAACGCGTGACGACCCCGCTCGGCCTGGACCAGACGGCCAACTCCGCGACCCCCGAGATCCCGGTCCCCGCACTGCACGCCTTCACCTCCGAACGCGGCACCTACGAGGAGTCCAGCTACTGGAACCCCTCCTGGACCACCGCCCCCGGCGCGGTCCTCACCGGCGACGTCTGCGACCTGGCCACCTCGGCCCGGGCCATCGGAACCGGCGAGCTGCTGTCGAAGGCCGCGTTCAGGACCCAGCTGAACCCGGGCACGGTCGGTCTGGGCACCCCGACCAAGGAGTGCCCGGCCCCGTACTGCCGAAAGAACACCGAGGCCCTGCACTTCGGCTTCGGCATCCTGGTCCTGCACGACTGGACCGCGACGAACCCGTCCTTCTCCGGCTACGCGGCGGTCTCGGCCTACCTCCCGGCGCAGGATCTCTCCCTCGCGGTCTCCGTGACGAAGGGCCCGACGTCCCCCGAGGGCAACTCCGCCTCGACCATCGCCGAACGCATCGCCAAGGCCCTCGCCCCCGACCACCCCCTCGTCCTGGAGTGA
- a CDS encoding cell envelope biogenesis protein OmpA: MLQMSLPRTGPAPVLRGRIGAGFSPVPHRYHLYLSAGCPSSLRVRIARSLLGLEDSVPASVLAPGAPGYAELRRAYDATRHHHTGALTVPALCDTWSGRVVSEHTPDILDDLALRLAGRPDLNPPAPEAHADAVRVLLDPAAPRAERSAALELVARRLAVQPYALAGDRPTVADADLWVALRHPATPVTPAPHVRSYLRRLRAHPAFRAPA; encoded by the coding sequence ATGCTTCAGATGTCACTGCCCCGGACCGGGCCCGCGCCCGTGCTGCGGGGGCGGATCGGGGCCGGGTTCTCGCCCGTGCCCCACCGGTACCACCTGTACCTGTCCGCCGGGTGTCCGAGCTCGCTGCGGGTCCGGATCGCCCGCTCCCTGCTCGGCCTGGAGGACTCCGTCCCGGCCAGCGTCCTCGCTCCCGGAGCCCCCGGCTACGCGGAGCTGCGGCGCGCCTACGACGCCACCCGGCACCACCACACCGGCGCCCTCACCGTCCCCGCCCTCTGCGACACCTGGAGCGGCCGCGTGGTCAGCGAGCACACCCCCGACATCCTCGACGACCTCGCACTCCGGCTCGCCGGCCGTCCCGATCTGAACCCGCCCGCCCCCGAGGCCCACGCCGACGCCGTCCGGGTCCTGCTCGACCCCGCCGCCCCGCGCGCCGAGCGGTCCGCCGCGCTGGAGCTCGTCGCGCGCCGCCTCGCGGTCCAGCCGTACGCCCTCGCCGGCGACCGCCCGACCGTCGCCGACGCCGACCTCTGGGTCGCGCTCCGGCACCCCGCAACCCCGGTCACACCCGCCCCGCACGTACGCTCGTACCTGCGGCGTCTGCGCGCCCACCCCGCCTTCCGCGCCCCCGCGTAG
- a CDS encoding MFS transporter, whose product MTGDTNSTLSPARLRHARFAIAAVFCAHGAVTGSFATRIPWIQEHAQLSAGTLGLALAFPALGAALAMPLAGRINHRFGARAALRGLLALWTLSLILPSLAPNLPTLCLALFVYGATAGMSDVAMNALGVETENRLGRSIMSSLHGMWSVGALLGSAAGTVAAHAGADARLHHLIAALALTAAGLVAAQGVLDLRSAPDAQAPPHFALPPKSALLIGAIGFAAVFAEGASLDWSAVYLRDVLDTNAGVAAASTTAFALTMAVARLAGDRVVDRFGPVRTVRAGGVLATAGGVLVVTAGHPGTAMAGFALLGLGIAVVVPLAFAAAGRSGPAPAQAIAGVATITYTSGLIAPSAIGAVADASSLVVSFGLVTLLAFALVVGASVLRPKPAGAGSRTADQDEPAGIRP is encoded by the coding sequence ATGACCGGGGACACCAATAGCACCCTCAGCCCGGCGCGGCTGCGCCATGCCCGTTTCGCCATCGCCGCCGTGTTCTGCGCCCACGGCGCGGTGACCGGCTCCTTCGCCACCCGCATCCCCTGGATCCAGGAGCACGCCCAGCTCAGCGCGGGCACCCTGGGGCTCGCGCTCGCCTTCCCCGCCCTCGGCGCGGCGCTCGCGATGCCGCTCGCCGGGCGGATCAACCACCGCTTCGGCGCCCGGGCCGCGCTGCGCGGACTGCTGGCGCTGTGGACCCTGTCCCTGATCCTGCCGAGCCTGGCCCCGAACCTGCCGACGCTCTGCCTCGCGCTCTTCGTCTACGGCGCCACCGCCGGGATGTCGGACGTGGCCATGAACGCCCTCGGCGTGGAGACCGAGAACCGGCTCGGGCGCTCGATCATGTCCTCGCTGCACGGCATGTGGAGCGTGGGCGCCCTCCTCGGCTCGGCCGCCGGTACGGTCGCCGCGCACGCGGGGGCCGACGCCCGGCTGCACCACCTGATCGCCGCGCTGGCGCTGACCGCCGCCGGCCTGGTCGCGGCGCAGGGGGTGCTGGACCTGCGCAGCGCCCCGGACGCGCAGGCTCCGCCGCATTTCGCGCTGCCGCCGAAGTCGGCGCTGCTGATCGGCGCGATCGGGTTCGCGGCGGTCTTCGCGGAGGGCGCCAGCCTGGACTGGTCGGCGGTCTACCTGCGGGACGTACTGGACACCAACGCGGGCGTCGCCGCCGCCTCCACCACCGCGTTCGCACTCACCATGGCCGTGGCGCGGCTCGCCGGGGACCGGGTCGTGGACCGGTTCGGCCCGGTGCGCACGGTGCGGGCGGGCGGCGTACTGGCCACCGCGGGCGGGGTGCTGGTGGTGACGGCCGGTCATCCGGGCACGGCGATGGCCGGGTTCGCGCTGCTCGGGCTCGGGATCGCGGTGGTGGTCCCGCTGGCCTTCGCGGCGGCGGGACGCAGCGGGCCGGCCCCGGCGCAGGCCATCGCCGGTGTCGCGACGATCACGTACACGTCCGGCCTGATCGCGCCGTCCGCGATCGGGGCGGTGGCCGACGCGAGCTCCCTCGTCGTGTCGTTCGGGCTGGTCACGCTGCTGGCGTTCGCGCTGGTCGTGGGGGCTTCCGTACTGCGGCCGAAGCCGGCCGGGGCGGGCTCCCGTACGGCCGACCAGGACGAACCCGCTGGTATCCGCCCGTAA
- a CDS encoding NAD(P)/FAD-dependent oxidoreductase, producing the protein MTSTVPTTAVPHSDGQPPITMFGPDFPYAYDDFLAHPAGLGQIPATEFGTEVAVIGGGLSGIISAYELMKMGLKPVVYEADQIGGRLRTVGFEGAGTEGLTAEMGAMRFPPSSTALQHYIDLVGLVTEPFPNPLAESTPSTVVDLKGETHYAETIADLPQIYRDVSAAWNACLDEGADFSDMNTAMRERDVPRIREIWAKLVEKLDDETFYGFLCKSEAFQSFRKREIFGQVGFGTGGWDTDFPNSILEILRVVYTEADDHHRGIVGGSQQLPLRLWEREPEKILHWAQGTSLSSLHEGTPRPAVTRLHRTAGNRITVTDATGDIRTYRAAIFTAQSWMLLSKIACDDTLFPIDHWTAIERTHYMESSKLFIPVDRPFWLDKDEETGRDVMSMTLTDRMTRGTYLLDNGPDQPAVICLSYTWCDDSLKWLPLSASERMEVMLKSLGEIYPKVDIRRHIIGNPVTVSWENEPYFMGAFKANLPGHYRYQRRLFTHFMQDRLPEDKRGIFLAGDDISWTAGWAEGAVQTALNAVWGVMHHLGGSTDSTNPGPGDVYDEIAPVELPED; encoded by the coding sequence ATGACGTCCACGGTGCCCACCACCGCCGTCCCGCACAGCGACGGACAGCCGCCGATCACCATGTTCGGCCCGGACTTCCCGTACGCGTACGACGACTTCCTCGCCCACCCGGCGGGCCTGGGGCAGATACCGGCGACCGAGTTCGGCACCGAGGTCGCCGTCATCGGCGGAGGGCTGTCCGGCATCATCTCCGCCTACGAGCTGATGAAGATGGGCCTCAAGCCAGTCGTCTACGAGGCGGACCAGATCGGCGGCCGGCTGCGCACCGTCGGCTTCGAGGGCGCCGGCACGGAGGGCCTGACCGCGGAGATGGGCGCCATGCGCTTCCCGCCGTCCTCCACCGCGCTCCAGCACTACATCGACCTCGTCGGCCTGGTCACCGAGCCGTTCCCGAACCCGCTCGCCGAGTCCACCCCCTCGACGGTCGTCGACCTCAAGGGCGAGACGCACTACGCCGAGACCATTGCGGACCTCCCGCAGATCTACCGCGACGTGTCGGCCGCGTGGAACGCCTGCCTCGACGAGGGCGCCGACTTCTCCGACATGAACACCGCGATGCGCGAGCGGGACGTCCCGCGCATCCGCGAGATCTGGGCCAAGCTCGTCGAGAAGCTCGACGACGAGACCTTCTACGGCTTCCTCTGCAAGTCCGAGGCCTTCCAGTCGTTCCGCAAGCGCGAGATCTTCGGCCAGGTCGGCTTCGGCACGGGCGGCTGGGACACCGACTTCCCGAACTCCATCCTGGAGATCCTCCGCGTCGTCTACACCGAGGCGGACGACCACCACCGCGGCATCGTCGGCGGCTCGCAGCAGCTGCCGCTGCGCCTGTGGGAGCGCGAGCCCGAGAAGATCCTCCACTGGGCCCAGGGCACCTCGCTGTCCTCCCTGCACGAGGGCACCCCGCGCCCCGCGGTGACCCGCCTGCACCGCACGGCCGGCAACCGCATCACGGTCACCGACGCCACCGGCGACATCCGTACCTACCGCGCGGCGATCTTCACCGCGCAGTCGTGGATGCTGCTGTCGAAGATCGCGTGCGACGACACGCTGTTCCCGATCGACCACTGGACGGCGATCGAGCGCACCCACTACATGGAGTCGTCCAAGCTCTTCATCCCCGTCGACCGGCCGTTCTGGCTGGACAAGGACGAGGAGACCGGCCGCGACGTCATGTCGATGACGCTCACGGACCGCATGACGCGCGGTACGTACCTCCTGGACAACGGCCCGGACCAGCCCGCCGTCATCTGCCTCTCGTACACGTGGTGCGACGACAGCCTGAAGTGGCTGCCGCTGTCCGCGAGCGAGCGGATGGAGGTCATGCTGAAGTCCCTCGGCGAGATCTACCCGAAGGTCGACATCCGACGCCACATCATCGGCAACCCGGTGACCGTGTCCTGGGAGAACGAGCCCTACTTCATGGGCGCGTTCAAGGCCAACCTGCCGGGTCACTACCGCTACCAGCGCCGCCTGTTCACCCACTTCATGCAGGACCGCCTGCCCGAGGACAAGCGGGGCATCTTCCTCGCGGGTGACGACATCTCCTGGACGGCCGGCTGGGCCGAGGGCGCGGTGCAGACGGCGCTGAACGCGGTCTGGGGCGTCATGCACCACCTCGGAGGCTCCACCGACTCCACCAACCCGGGCCCGGGCGACGTCTACGACGAGATCGCCCCGGTCGAGCTCCCGGAGGACTGA
- a CDS encoding DUF5995 family protein, whose product MEAVLARMRALDQRLPEQDGVAVFNRVYLTVTETLHERIALGAFPAPRRATALSSRFAERYLTAVEADRPPACWRPLLQYRRHPGVRPLQHALAGINAHIGHDLALAVVATCRHLDCDPAALEADFDRVGDTLVSLEEHIREDLMPGPDLLEIADPLTHLVGSWSLERARAGAWAAARLLWALRRSPELAEEFTRSLDAGVGLVGRCLLTPRG is encoded by the coding sequence ATGGAAGCGGTGCTCGCGCGGATGCGCGCCCTGGATCAGCGGCTCCCCGAGCAGGACGGCGTCGCCGTCTTCAACCGGGTGTACCTGACGGTGACGGAGACCCTGCACGAGCGCATCGCCCTCGGGGCGTTCCCCGCACCCCGGCGGGCGACGGCGCTCAGCTCGCGGTTCGCGGAGCGCTACCTGACGGCGGTGGAGGCGGACCGGCCGCCGGCCTGCTGGCGGCCGCTGCTCCAGTACCGCCGGCACCCGGGGGTGCGGCCGCTCCAGCACGCGCTGGCGGGGATCAACGCGCACATCGGCCACGACCTGGCGCTGGCGGTGGTGGCGACGTGCCGGCACCTGGACTGCGACCCGGCGGCCCTGGAAGCGGACTTCGACCGGGTCGGGGACACCCTGGTCTCCCTGGAGGAGCACATCCGGGAGGACCTGATGCCGGGACCGGACCTGCTGGAAATCGCGGACCCGCTGACGCACCTGGTCGGCTCCTGGAGCCTGGAACGGGCCCGCGCGGGAGCCTGGGCGGCGGCCCGCCTGCTGTGGGCACTGCGCCGCTCGCCGGAACTGGCCGAGGAATTCACCCGGTCACTGGACGCGGGTGTCGGCCTGGTCGGCCGCTGCCTCCTGACCCCCCGGGGCTGA
- a CDS encoding GNAT family N-acetyltransferase, with protein sequence MSTDTAALDNPVWAALTGPHAAFAEVSGLAARYVADASPFAALADPRDPLAWADLAELAGPGMPVWVTGLLTPPPDWETAAVIPGVQLDGRAVRAEAAPDAVVLGAADVPEMLELVELTKPGPFLERTVELGTYLGIRHDGRLVAMAGERMRPTGWSEISAVCTHPDHRGQGLAARLIRAVAAAVRERGDSPFLHAAADNTPAIALYEAMGFTLRRRPDFLGLRTPDKKP encoded by the coding sequence ATGTCCACCGACACCGCAGCCCTCGACAACCCGGTCTGGGCCGCGCTGACCGGCCCCCACGCCGCCTTCGCGGAGGTGTCCGGGCTCGCCGCCCGCTACGTCGCCGACGCCAGCCCGTTCGCCGCGCTCGCCGACCCGCGGGACCCGCTGGCCTGGGCGGATCTGGCCGAGCTGGCCGGCCCCGGCATGCCCGTCTGGGTCACCGGGCTGCTGACCCCGCCCCCGGACTGGGAGACCGCGGCCGTCATCCCCGGCGTGCAGCTGGACGGCCGGGCCGTACGGGCCGAGGCCGCGCCCGACGCCGTCGTGCTCGGCGCCGCCGACGTGCCGGAGATGCTGGAGCTGGTCGAGCTGACCAAGCCCGGCCCGTTCCTGGAGCGCACCGTCGAGCTGGGCACGTACCTGGGCATCCGGCACGACGGCCGGCTCGTCGCTATGGCCGGGGAGCGGATGCGGCCGACCGGCTGGTCGGAGATCAGCGCCGTGTGCACCCACCCCGACCACCGCGGGCAGGGGCTGGCCGCCCGGCTGATACGCGCGGTCGCCGCCGCCGTCCGGGAGCGCGGCGACAGCCCGTTCCTGCACGCGGCCGCGGACAACACCCCCGCCATCGCGCTGTACGAGGCGATGGGCTTCACGCTGCGCCGCCGGCCGGACTTCCTCGGCCTGCGCACTCCTGACAAGAAGCCGTAA
- a CDS encoding carbon-nitrogen hydrolase family protein: MPPLRTALLQSSGRLGDTAENLKALEEAAERAAQGGAGLLVTSEMFLTGYALDLQDIPGLAEPADGMSARAIGEIARRHGIAVLYGYPERAGDTVYNSAQLIGPDGTTLANYRKTHLFGCFEQDAFTPGDAPVVQADLNGLRIGIMICYDVEFPENVRAHALAGTDLLLVPTAQMHPFQFVAEQLVPVRAFENQMYIAYVNRTGPEGEFEFVGLSCLASPDGVTRTRAGRGEEMVVGEADPELLRASRAANPYLRDRRPGLYESLV, encoded by the coding sequence ATGCCCCCGCTGCGCACCGCCCTCCTCCAGAGCTCCGGCCGGCTCGGCGACACCGCCGAGAACCTCAAGGCGCTCGAAGAGGCCGCGGAGCGTGCCGCACAGGGCGGGGCCGGGCTCCTCGTGACCTCGGAGATGTTCCTGACCGGCTACGCGCTGGACCTCCAGGACATCCCCGGTCTCGCCGAACCGGCGGACGGCATGTCCGCCCGGGCCATCGGCGAGATCGCCCGCCGCCACGGCATCGCCGTCCTGTACGGCTACCCCGAGCGCGCGGGCGACACGGTGTACAACTCGGCGCAGCTCATCGGCCCCGACGGCACCACGCTCGCGAACTACCGCAAGACCCACCTCTTCGGCTGCTTCGAGCAGGACGCCTTCACCCCCGGCGACGCCCCCGTCGTCCAGGCGGACCTGAACGGCCTCCGCATCGGCATCATGATCTGCTACGACGTGGAGTTCCCCGAGAACGTCCGCGCCCACGCGCTCGCCGGGACCGACCTCCTCCTGGTCCCGACGGCGCAGATGCACCCGTTCCAGTTCGTCGCCGAGCAGCTGGTCCCCGTACGGGCCTTCGAGAACCAGATGTACATCGCGTACGTCAACCGCACAGGCCCCGAGGGCGAGTTCGAGTTCGTCGGCCTCAGCTGCCTCGCGAGCCCCGACGGGGTCACCCGCACCCGGGCCGGCCGCGGCGAGGAGATGGTGGTCGGCGAGGCCGACCCCGAGCTGCTGCGGGCCTCCCGCGCGGCCAACCCGTACCTGCGCGACCGGCGACCCGGGCTCTACGAGTCCCTGGTCTGA